One part of the Streptomyces ferrugineus genome encodes these proteins:
- a CDS encoding DUF4365 domain-containing protein, producing MAIAQPERGGLLPERTGPHRGSLATTACMETLQVGYLHAVAAAAGCSLSQPFPDNGIDWHVSHSAPGHTVDDEVTIKVQLKATYQIPPKPPGRFFSFTLDNDHLAKLARTPVSVHKILVVMLVPRTQDDWLRASHDRLDLRHCCYWVNLAGHRITGRRRTTVRIPTSRIFDDRALCEIMTRVGTGGRP from the coding sequence ATGGCGATAGCGCAGCCCGAGCGGGGCGGGCTGCTGCCCGAACGCACGGGCCCCCATCGCGGTTCACTCGCCACCACCGCCTGCATGGAGACACTGCAGGTGGGCTATCTGCACGCCGTCGCCGCGGCGGCCGGCTGCTCGCTGTCGCAGCCGTTCCCGGACAACGGCATCGACTGGCACGTCAGCCACAGCGCGCCCGGCCACACGGTCGACGACGAGGTCACCATCAAGGTGCAGCTCAAGGCCACGTACCAGATCCCGCCGAAGCCGCCGGGCCGCTTCTTCTCCTTCACGCTGGACAACGACCACCTGGCGAAGCTCGCCCGCACCCCGGTCTCGGTGCACAAGATCCTGGTCGTGATGCTCGTCCCGCGCACCCAGGACGACTGGCTGCGCGCCAGTCACGACCGGCTCGATCTGCGGCACTGCTGCTACTGGGTCAATCTGGCCGGACACCGAATCACCGGACGGCGCCGCACCACCGTGCGGATACCGACCTCACGCATCTTCGACGACCGGGCGCTCTGCGAGATCATGACGCGGGTCGGGACGGGAGGCAGACCATGA
- a CDS encoding SRPBCC family protein: MDWSHYRFRTRWALPAPPTAVYDVLEQAEDYPRWWPQVREVNRIDDTSGVITIRSALPYDMVFVAREVRRDREGGVLEIAMSGDFDGWARWTITPRGPGSLARYEQEVDVNKPLLRRFAVPGRPVFRANHWLMMRAGRRGLLAHLAGGHQAV; the protein is encoded by the coding sequence ATGGACTGGAGCCACTACCGCTTCCGCACCCGGTGGGCCCTGCCCGCACCGCCCACCGCCGTGTACGACGTGCTGGAACAGGCCGAGGACTACCCCCGCTGGTGGCCCCAGGTGCGCGAGGTGAACCGGATCGACGACACCAGCGGCGTGATCACGATCCGCTCCGCCCTGCCGTACGACATGGTCTTCGTCGCGCGTGAGGTGCGGCGGGACCGGGAGGGCGGAGTGCTGGAGATCGCCATGTCCGGGGACTTCGACGGCTGGGCACGCTGGACCATCACCCCGCGCGGTCCCGGCAGCCTCGCCCGCTACGAGCAGGAGGTCGATGTGAACAAGCCGCTGCTGCGGCGGTTCGCGGTGCCGGGGAGGCCGGTGTTCCGGGCCAACCACTGGCTGATGATGCGCGCCGGACGGCGGGGACTGCTGGCCCACCTGGCCGGTGGTCATCAAGCGGTTTGA
- a CDS encoding SCO7613 C-terminal domain-containing membrane protein: MTHIPPPAEELRLLDFELRQLDARRAQLLHRRAWLVTALQAATPPSAPAPVAPRRPEASAPRVQNVLLALGGVLLTIAAMAFTLVSWGHLGIAGRAVVLGGVTVAVLAAPVPLLKHGLRSTAESVAGLGLALTVLDAYALHEVGLSDVDAVGYVATAAAALAALWTAYGLLPRVSELRLPLPAALVAAQLPLTLWAVAADAGLFGITAAVLVTAGVDTGVALRVPSRSVRITAAIGAHGMGAWGVWAAGWLSWTATGPSAAARAAALLLFAAAVALTAARQRVAEQQAGGLAVTAGLLAVAALGGTVRSVLPGAWTVPAYLVCGVALLAAARVDRLPEAVRGGLARASVAVQGLAVLWTLPLVGIALLGPVAWAERVWSGAPGDLRRAVTVDAPWPAHAETVPVVLAIVAGVLLVAVRDAVWRPRALTGALLPAWATALVLPAVLEVPYAVGLVALGVTTAGALAAAAWLPQSERPGTDAATEEPSAAGEEPSATVGFPDPRPTATVLALLTSLPLAFLSLSTEPATLAVLSALTALFALASWKEHLTPFTAPAALGYATALACATGAAAGWAPQYTAVLVLAVPVAAALLAARLGDTRATVPVEVAGAVAALLAVVLAAATADLPMLALVLALCGVITAGTAIRPDRRPVGHASAALFVLATWVRLAAWDVATPEAYTLPVTVPALLVGALRRRRDPQISSWTAYGPGLAATLVPSLLAAWGDVHWTRPLLLGLAALAVTLLGARHHLQAPLLLGGAVLALDALHELAPYIAQVTDALPRWVPPALAGLLLLALGATYEQRLRDVRRMRDMLGRMG; encoded by the coding sequence ATGACGCACATTCCGCCACCGGCCGAGGAGCTGCGGCTCCTCGACTTCGAGCTGCGCCAACTGGACGCCCGCCGCGCCCAGTTGCTGCACCGCCGGGCCTGGCTGGTCACCGCGCTGCAAGCGGCGACGCCCCCGTCGGCCCCGGCCCCCGTCGCACCGCGGCGCCCCGAGGCCTCGGCGCCCCGGGTGCAGAACGTCCTGCTGGCGCTCGGCGGTGTTCTGCTCACCATCGCCGCGATGGCGTTCACGCTGGTCAGCTGGGGGCACCTGGGCATCGCCGGGCGGGCTGTGGTGCTCGGCGGGGTCACCGTGGCGGTGCTGGCCGCGCCGGTGCCGCTGCTGAAGCACGGGCTGCGGTCGACGGCCGAGTCGGTGGCCGGGCTCGGGCTGGCGCTGACCGTGCTCGACGCGTACGCGCTGCACGAGGTCGGTCTGTCCGACGTGGACGCCGTCGGCTACGTCGCCACCGCCGCGGCGGCACTGGCGGCCCTGTGGACGGCGTACGGTCTGCTGCCGCGCGTCTCGGAGCTGCGTCTGCCCCTGCCCGCCGCGCTGGTCGCCGCCCAACTCCCGCTCACGCTCTGGGCGGTGGCGGCCGACGCCGGCCTGTTCGGGATCACGGCCGCCGTGCTCGTGACGGCCGGGGTCGACACGGGTGTGGCGCTCCGGGTGCCTTCCAGGTCCGTACGGATCACCGCAGCGATCGGTGCGCACGGCATGGGCGCCTGGGGCGTATGGGCCGCCGGTTGGCTGTCATGGACGGCCACCGGCCCGAGCGCCGCCGCCCGTGCGGCGGCGCTCCTCCTCTTCGCGGCGGCCGTCGCGCTGACGGCGGCCCGGCAGCGGGTCGCCGAGCAGCAGGCGGGCGGCCTCGCCGTCACCGCCGGCCTGCTCGCGGTCGCCGCGCTCGGCGGCACGGTCCGCTCCGTGCTGCCGGGGGCGTGGACGGTTCCGGCGTATCTGGTGTGCGGGGTCGCGCTGCTCGCGGCGGCGCGGGTGGACCGGCTGCCGGAGGCGGTACGGGGCGGGCTGGCCCGGGCCTCCGTCGCCGTACAGGGGCTTGCCGTGCTGTGGACGCTGCCGCTGGTGGGGATCGCCCTGCTGGGTCCGGTCGCGTGGGCCGAGCGGGTGTGGTCGGGGGCGCCGGGCGACCTGCGGCGGGCGGTGACGGTCGACGCACCGTGGCCCGCGCACGCGGAGACGGTGCCGGTCGTCCTGGCGATCGTCGCCGGCGTCCTGCTCGTCGCGGTGCGCGACGCGGTGTGGCGGCCCCGGGCGCTGACCGGTGCGCTGCTGCCGGCGTGGGCGACGGCGCTGGTCCTTCCGGCGGTGCTCGAAGTCCCGTATGCCGTGGGGCTGGTGGCCCTCGGGGTGACGACGGCCGGGGCGCTGGCGGCGGCCGCGTGGCTGCCGCAGTCCGAGCGCCCGGGGACGGATGCGGCGACGGAGGAGCCCTCGGCTGCCGGGGAAGAGCCCTCCGCCACTGTCGGCTTCCCCGACCCGCGCCCGACCGCCACGGTCCTCGCCCTCCTCACCTCCCTCCCCCTCGCCTTCCTCTCCCTGTCCACCGAGCCCGCGACCCTCGCCGTGCTCTCCGCTCTCACGGCGCTCTTCGCGCTGGCCTCCTGGAAGGAGCACCTCACCCCGTTCACGGCCCCGGCCGCGCTCGGGTACGCCACCGCGCTCGCCTGCGCGACCGGTGCCGCGGCCGGCTGGGCACCGCAGTACACCGCCGTGCTGGTCCTGGCGGTCCCGGTGGCGGCGGCCCTGCTGGCGGCACGGCTCGGTGACACGCGGGCGACGGTGCCCGTCGAGGTGGCGGGCGCGGTCGCGGCACTGCTCGCCGTCGTGCTGGCCGCGGCCACGGCCGACCTGCCGATGCTCGCGCTGGTCCTGGCGCTGTGCGGGGTGATCACCGCCGGTACGGCGATCCGCCCGGACCGCCGACCCGTCGGCCACGCCTCCGCCGCGCTCTTCGTCCTGGCCACGTGGGTACGCCTGGCGGCCTGGGACGTCGCAACGCCCGAGGCGTACACCTTGCCGGTCACCGTCCCGGCGCTGCTCGTCGGCGCCCTGCGCAGGCGCCGCGACCCGCAGATCTCGTCCTGGACGGCGTACGGCCCCGGACTCGCCGCCACCCTCGTGCCGAGCCTCCTCGCGGCCTGGGGCGACGTGCACTGGACGCGCCCCCTGCTGCTGGGCCTCGCCGCCCTGGCGGTCACCCTGCTGGGCGCCCGGCACCACCTCCAGGCACCGCTCCTGCTGGGCGGCGCGGTCCTGGCCCTGGACGCTCTGCACGAGCTCGCCCCGTACATCGCCCAGGTGACCGACGCCCTCCCCCGCTGGGTGCCGCCCGCCCTGGCTGGACTGCTGCTGCTCGCACTGGGGGCGACGTACGAGCAGCGCCTGCGGGACGTCCGGCGGATGCGGGACATGCTGGGAAGGATGGGCTGA
- a CDS encoding 3'-5' exonuclease, whose amino-acid sequence MACWYEGPLAAFDTETTGVDVETDRIVSAAVVVQDAPGTRPRVTRWLVNPGVPVPEAATAVHGLTEDHLQRNGRWPAPVMQEMAEELSGQAAAGRPIVVMNAPFDLTLLDRELRRHRASSLDHWFERAPLLVLDPRVLDKHLDRYRKGRRTLTDLCAHYGVTLDGAHDAAADALASLEVVRAVGRRFAARLERLSPAELHTLQAVWHAAQARGLQAWFARSGSEEAVDPAWPLRPDLPAAA is encoded by the coding sequence ATGGCGTGCTGGTATGAGGGCCCGCTGGCGGCATTCGACACGGAGACGACAGGCGTGGACGTCGAGACCGACCGGATCGTTTCGGCGGCCGTCGTCGTCCAGGACGCCCCGGGCACCCGGCCGCGGGTGACCCGGTGGCTGGTGAACCCGGGCGTTCCGGTGCCGGAGGCCGCGACGGCGGTGCACGGACTGACGGAGGATCATCTCCAGCGCAACGGCCGCTGGCCGGCGCCGGTGATGCAGGAGATGGCGGAGGAGTTGTCGGGGCAGGCCGCGGCGGGCCGGCCCATAGTGGTGATGAACGCACCGTTCGATCTGACGCTGCTGGACCGCGAGTTGCGCCGGCATCGCGCCTCGTCCCTGGACCACTGGTTCGAGCGGGCGCCGCTGCTGGTGCTGGACCCGCGCGTCCTCGACAAGCATCTGGACCGCTACCGCAAGGGCCGCCGCACCCTGACGGACCTGTGCGCGCACTACGGCGTCACGCTGGACGGCGCGCATGACGCGGCGGCCGACGCGCTGGCCTCGCTGGAGGTCGTACGGGCGGTGGGGCGCCGTTTCGCGGCCCGTCTGGAGCGGCTGTCCCCCGCCGAGCTGCACACGCTGCAGGCGGTGTGGCACGCGGCACAGGCGCGCGGTCTGCAGGCGTGGTTCGCGCGCAGCGGCAGCGAGGAGGCGGTGGACCCGGCGTGGCCGCTGCGTCCGGATCTGCCGGCGGCGGCGTGA